The following proteins are encoded in a genomic region of Glycine soja cultivar W05 chromosome 17, ASM419377v2, whole genome shotgun sequence:
- the LOC114393182 gene encoding uncharacterized protein LOC114393182, with the protein MYVLSGWEGSAHDSKVLSDALARKNGLKVPQGKYYLVDCGFPNRRKFLAPYRGVRYHLQDFAGHGNDPENEKELFNLRHASLRNVIERIFGIFKSRFTIFKSAPPFLFKTQAELVLACATLHNFLRKECRSDEFPVEPTDESSSSSSVLPNYEDNDHEPIVQTQEQEREDANIWRTNIGSDMWRNANN; encoded by the coding sequence ATGTATGTTCTTAGCGGGTGGGAGGGTTCAGCACATGATTCCAAGGTGTTAAGTGATGCTTTGGCAAGGAAGAATGGACTTAAAGTGCCCCAAGGTAAGTATTATCTGGTGGATTGTGGATTTCCTAATCGACGCAAATTTTTAGCCCCATATCGAGGTGTACGATATCATCTACAAGATTTTGCAGGTCACGGTAATGACcctgaaaatgaaaaggaattatTTAATCTTCGGCATGCATCCTTAAGGAATGTGATTGAGAGGATATTTGGTATTTTTAAATCGCGGTTCACAATTTTTAAGTCAGCACCTCCATTTCTATTTAAAACACAAGCAGAGCTTGTGTTGGCATGTGCAACACTTCATAATTTTCTTCGCAAAGAATGTCGTTCTGATGAATTTCCAGTGGAACCTACTGACgagtcttcatcttcatcttcagtgTTACCAAATTACGAAGACAATGATCATGAACCCATTGTTCAAACACAAGAGCAGGAACGAGAAGATGCTAATATATGGAGGACTAATATAGGTTCAGATATGTGGAGAAATGCTAATAATTAG
- the LOC114393579 gene encoding uncharacterized protein At2g29880-like, with amino-acid sequence MGDSQENNKGKSRDKDNYVSWTMEDTNELLHLLVDAMNRGLRDANGSLSKQNVERIILPQLNAKTKFPKTYSHYLSRMKWFRNQYNMMSTLMRNNSGFGWDPIGKTFTAHEDVWKDYLKSHPSHSKLRGKSMVDYEYLKIVVGGGVSSGNNSISVDPDDTDATTFEPENRLLG; translated from the exons ATGGGGGATtcacaagaaaataacaaaggaaAGAGTAGAGACAAAGATAATTATGTATCTTGGACTATGGAGGATACCAATGAGTTGTTGCACCTCTTGGTGGATGCTATGAATAGGGGATTGCGTGATGCCAATGGGTCACTTAGCAAACAAAATGTAGAACGAATAATACTTCCTCAACTCAATGCAAAAACTAAATTCCCTAAAACTTATAGTCATTATTTGAGTCGGATGAAGTGGTTTCGAAACCAGTATAACATGATGTCAACCCTTATGCGCAACAACTCTGGCTTTGGATGGGACCCAATTGGAAAAACTTTCACTGCTCATGAGGATGTATGGAAAGATTACTTAAAG tcccaCCCAAGTCACAGCAAACTTCGAGGAAAAAGTATGGTTGATTATGAGTATTTGAAGATCGTTGTTGGGGGTGGAGTTTCTAGCGGGAATAATTCTATATCAGTCGATCCAGATGATACTGATGCAACAACTTTTGAGCCAGAAAATAGACTGTTGGGATAG
- the LOC114394161 gene encoding (S)-ureidoglycine aminohydrolase-like, with the protein MRSIFVLLLVLGLFKYAFAEEGFCSAPSESKSKPLYWKVDNPTLSPIHLQDLPGFTRSVYKSNHALVSPESHVYGPLPDWIDTSGAYLISPEMGSHFVMYLAKLKEKSKSGLPLPGVERFIFVLQGAVTLTNAAGVSQLLKVDSYAYFPPNFEHSIECDTPATIVVFERRYSPLPNHIPEPLVGSTDKQPLLETPGEIFELRKLIPTSLAYDFNIHIMDFQPGEFLNVKEVHYNQHGLLLLEGQGIYRLGDSWYPVQAGDVIWMAPFVPQWYAALGKTRTRYLIYKDANRSPL; encoded by the exons ATGAGGAGCATCTTTGTCCTTCTCCTTGTTCTGG GTTTGTTTAAGTATGCATTTGCTGAAGAAGGGTTTTGCTCTGCTCCTTCGGAATCGAAATCAAAGCCTCTTTATTGGAAAGTGGATAACCCCACTCTCTCACCTATCCACCTTCAAG ATTTGCCTGGATTCACACGCAGTGTTTATAAGAGTAATCATGCTTTGGTATCACCAGAAAGTCATGTATATGGCCCATTGCCTGATTG GATCGACACGTCAGGCGCATATTTAATTTCACCAGAAATGGGTTCACACTTTGTAATGTACCTAGCTAAGTTGAAAG aaaaatcaaaatcaggACTACCCCTGCCTGGTGTGGAGAG ATTTATCTTTGTGCTCCAAGGTGCTGTCACCCTCACTAATGCTGCTGGTGTTAGCCAACTACTGAAG GTTGATTCTTATGCTTATTTTCCTCCAAATTTTGAACATTCAATTGAATGTGATACACCTGCTACTATTGTGGTATTTGAACGGAG ATATTCTCCGCTACCAAATCATATCCCAGAGCCATTGGTTGGTTCAACTGATAAGCAGCCACTCCTTGAGACTCCAGGCGAG ATTTTTGAACTGAGGAAGCTAATTCCAACATCTTTGGCATATGACTTCAATATCCAC ATAATGGATTTTCAACCTGGAGAATTTCTTAATGTGAAG GAGGTCCATTATAACCAGCATGGTTTGCTGCTACTGGAAGGGCAAGGCATTTATCGTTTGGGTGATAGTTG GTACCCAGTTCAGGCTGGTGATGTCATTTGGATGGCACCATTCGTCCCACAATG GTATGCTGCCCTGGGAAAAACAAGAACACGTTATCTTATATACAAAGACGCGAACAGAAGCCCACTGTAA